One genomic window of Triplophysa rosa linkage group LG11, Trosa_1v2, whole genome shotgun sequence includes the following:
- the LOC130561305 gene encoding uncharacterized protein LOC130561305: MSHDGCGVNGSGPGRASGCPRSGWRVPDTSEYWGGTYRALVDSGCNQTSIHQSLIRSVAWDKGRAVKVRCVHGDVVQYPLMSMLIKFKGKKHRVEVAVNPHLRHPLILGTNWPAFPELLRVLCTDVAWGKGNRGRRGLVQAGSTEPGSQGSGSGGGESGIERLILSDRDDFPLEQAQDETLKRAFEHVSSIDGQPVQPARPLAYPYFALRNNRLYRVAQDAQTKEDITQLLVPKSRREMLFQAAHCNPMAGHLGQTNTLNRLMARFFWPGIHDNVRRWCASCRECQLVNPPATPKAPLRPLPLMQVPFERIGMDLIGPLERSARGHRFALVIVDYATRYPEAVALRNISAKCVAEALFRIISRVGIPREVLTDQGTAFMSRTLRELYELLGIKSIRTSVFHPQTDGLVERFNRTLKTMIRKFVHEDAKNWDKWLEPLLFAVREVPQASTGFSPFELLYGRQPRGVLDVLKETWEDGPSTSKNEIQYVMDLRTKLHTLGRLSMENLLQAQDKQSRGYNRGTNLRKFTPGEKVLVLLPTSSSKLLAKWQGPFEVTRQVGDLDYEVVRTDRRGARQIYHLNLLKKWSEEESVMLATVVTGEDDLGPEANVKHQSLALAPGGDHLSPSQLTDVARLQAEFADVFSPLPGRTNLIQHHIETEPGIVVRSRPYRLPEHKKKVVQGELDAMLKLGVIEESNSDWASPIVLVPKTDGSIRFCVDYRKVNAVSKFDAYPMPRIDELLDRLGTARFFSTLDLTKGYWQIPLSPVSKEKTAFTTPFGLHQFVTLPFGLFGAPATFQRLMDRILRPHATYAAAYLDDIIIYSNDWQRHMEHLRAVLGTLRETGLTANPKKCAVGRVEVRYLGFHLGHGQVRPQINKTAAVATCPRPKTKKEVRQFLGLAGYYRRFVPNYSELASPLTDLTKKEAPDPVQWTERCQQAFTQVKAALCGGPLLHSPNFSLPFFLQTDASDRGLGAVLSQEMGGEERPVLYISRKLSKREAKYSTIEKECLAIRWAVLTLRYYLLGREFTLWSDHAPLQWLHRMKDTNTRITRWYLALQPFKFKVIHRPGAQMAVADFLSRRRGRGEAAGRRAPRPESGGGGMWQGVCDLARSAAGEKAERRVVSKWGAKCK; encoded by the coding sequence ATGTCCCATGATGGATGTGGGGTTAATGGTTCGGGTCCCGGACGCGCCTCAGGCTGCCCCCGGTCAGGCTGGCGAGTACCAGATACCAGTGAGTATTGGGGGGGTACCTATCGGGCTCTGGTGGATTCCGGTTGCAACCAGACCTcgatccaccaaagcctgattCGATCCGTGGCATGGGATAAAGGCCGCGCGGTTAAGGTACGGTGTGTGCACGGGGATGTGGTTCAATATCCCCTCATGTCGATGCTgataaaatttaaagggaaaaaGCATAGAGTTGAGGTGGCCGTTAATCCGCACCTCCGACATCCGTTAATTCTAGGGACGAATTGGCCTGCTTTTCCAGAATTATTAAGGGTTTTATGCACGGATGTTGCTTGGGGAAAGGGAAACCGGGGAAGGCGAGGGCTCGTGCAGGCGGGCAGTACAGAACCCGGCTCGCAGGGGTCTGGCTCCGGGGGAGGAGAAAGCGGGATCGAGAGGCTGATCCTCTCGGACcgcgatgactttcccctggAGCAGGCCCAGGACGAGACCTTAAAACGGGCTTTTGAGCATGTCTCGTCCATTGACGGGCAGCCGGTGCAGCCTGCCCGACCTCTCGCCTACCCCTATTTTGCACTTCGGAACAATCGGTTATATCGAGTGGCCCAAGACGCTCAGACCAAAGAGGATATAACCCAATTATTAGTTCCAAAGAgccgccgggaaatgctttttcagGCGGCTCATTGTAATCCAATGGCAGGACATCTGGGGCAAACTAACACATTAAATCGTCTCATGGCCCGgtttttttggccgggcattcacgacaatgtgcgcaggtggtgcgcgtcttgccgTGAATGTCAGTTGGTGAATCCACCGGCCACaccaaaagcgccattgcgccctcttccgttgatgcaggtccccttcgaacgAATTgggatggacctcatcgggccattagaacGATCAGCACGGGGACATCGGTTTGCTTTAGTCATAGTGGACtatgcaacccgatatcccgaGGCAGTAGCCTTGCGCAACATTTCGGCAAAGTGTGTTGCGGAGGCTCTGTTTCGTATCATCTCccgggtggggatcccccgcgaggtcctcacggatcaaggcacggcgttcatgtcacgcacACTGCGCGAGCTATAcgaattattgggcattaaatcgatccggaccagcgtctttcacccaCAAACAGACGGCCTGGTGGAGCGGTTTAATCGCACATTAAagaccatgattcgtaagttcgtacacgaggacgccaaaaattgggataagtgGTTGGAACCCCTATTGTTCGCGGTACGGgaggtcccgcaagcctccacAGGGTTTTCCCCATTTGAGCTTCTTTACGGGCGGCAACCTCGAGGGGTGCTGGACGTATTGAAGGAAACCTGGGAGGACGGGCCGTCCACgagcaaaaatgaaattcagtatgtcatggacctgagaacaaaactccatacactggggcggctatctatggagaatttgttacaggcccaggacaagCAAAGCCGCGGGTATAATAGGGGAACCAACTTGCGAAAATTCACTCCGGGAGAGAAGGTACTTGTATTACTCCCTACTTCCAGTTCAAAATTACTtgcaaagtggcaaggaccctttgagGTTACACGGCAGGTAGGGGATCTCGATTATGAGGTCGTACGAACAGACAGGCGGGGAGCACGgcaaatttaccacctcaacctccttaaaaaatggagtGAGGAGGAGTCCGTGATGTTGGCGACGGTGGTAACGGGAGAGGATGATCTCGGGCCGGAGGCGAATGTTAAACATCAATCCCTCGCCCTGGCCCCGgggggagatcacctctcaccctcgcaGCTCACGGATGTGGCCCGCCTGCAGGCGGAATTTGCGGATGTGTTCTCCCCCCTGCCTGGTCGCACGAACCTTATTCAGCACCACATTGAGACCGAGCCGGGGATAGTGGTACGAAGTAGACCCTACCGGTTACCTGAACACAAGAAAAAGGTGGTTCAGGGGGAATTAGACGCGATGTTGAagttgggggtaatagaagagtctaacagtgactgggcgagcccgatagttttagtCCCTAAAACGGACGGCTCGATACGGTTCTGTGTAGACTATCGCAAGGTGAATGCCGTGTCGAAATTTGACGCGTATCCCATGCCGAGGATTGACGAGTTGTTAGATCGGCTAGGCACCGCTCGTTTTTTTTCGACGCTGGATTTGACGAAGGGATATTGGCAGATCCCTCTTTCCCCAGTGTCTAAAGAGAAGACAGCCTttaccacgccgttcggattgCACCAATTTGTCACCCTTCCGTTCGGCTTGTTCGGAGCTCCGGCCACcttccagcgcctcatggaccgcaTCCTCCGGCCACATGCAACATATGCGGCTGCCTATCTGGATGATATTATCATCTACAGCAAtgattggcagcggcatatggagcaCCTGAGGGCGGTCCTGGGGACGCTGAGGGAGACCGGgctcacggccaacccgaagaagtgtgcggttgggcgggtggaggtcaggtatctgggcttccacttgggtcatgggcaggtgcgtccccaaattaacAAGACGGCAGCGGTTGCGACCTGCCCgaggcctaagaccaaaaaggaggtgagacagtttctggggctggcgggatattacaggaGGTTTGTGCCCAATTATTCGGAGCttgccagcccgctgactgatctcactaaaaaggaggcaccagatccggtccagtggacggagcggtgccagcaggcttttacccaagttaaggctgccctgtgcggcgggccgctcttacactcgcctaatttttctcttcctttttttctgcagaccgacgcgtcggacagagggctgggagctgtcctgtcccaggagatgGGGGGAGAGGAGCGGCCGGTGCTGTATATTAGCCGCAAGCTCTCAAAGAGGGAGGCTAAGTACAGCACCATCGAGAAAGAGTGTCTGGCGATCCGGTGGGCTGTTCTCACCCTCCGGTATTATCTCCTGGggcgggaattcaccctctggtCGGATCACGCgcccctccaatggctccaccgcatgaaagataccaacacgcggatcacccgttggtatctggctTTACAGCCATTTAAATTTAAGGTGATCCACAGGCCGGGggcacagatggctgtggccgacttcctctccaggcgaagggggaggggggaggctgcaggccggagggctccccggcctgagtcgggcggtgggggtatgtggcaaggggtgtgtgatttagcaaggtctgcagcgggagagaaggctgaaagaagagtggtgagtaaatggggtgcgaagtgcaaatga